The DNA region GGTTATAGAGTTCGGGAATGGCAAAGAAACCTGCATGCTTCACACTGCCACGGCCTAAGAACCTAAAAGACATCACTTGGCTATAACCCTACATAACACCACGACACTTGTAAAAGCTGAATGAAAAAAGCCTTCAATCACAGCCCCTCCCACCAATCAAATTTCAACCCCTCTACATGCTCCCCCCAAAACATTCCGATGAGCAGAGTTCAGTACTAGGTTACTACTTACTATTGAGAGAATCAAGCCTTTCAGCTTCAATATAAAACTGTACAAGATCATCATATGAAACAACTGTTGTCTCCTGAATGAGCTCGAGATTGCACAAATTTGCAGGatttcttcctctctttttttgtttttttcccacCTTTTTTTGCTTTCCTCATTTGGGTTTTCAGAGGAATGTGCctgaaaaagaaacaaacGAAAGCCAGCAATTAATAAGTACTTACCAGTAACTGCTGGCTTTCTGCTCCTTTTTTCCTTCATGACCAGGAACTCTGTCGGTTCATCCTCAAACTCTAACCCTCTTTATCTCTTTATCTTGTTGCTGCCAAGCTCAGCCTGCCGTCAAACTAAAAAAtcccaaagaaaaagaagagcagTATAAAGAcgagatagatatatatatatatatatatatatatcaaatgctTTGACTAGGTTCAGAAGAATAAGGTTAACGTGTAAACCTTATCACTGGCTTTTGCACCTCTGGGTCAAGCCCGGCCATCGATGTGAGTGCAATTCCGAGCGATGCATTTGGCTTCACAAGGCAAAGCAAATGTGTAAAAATAAGTATTCCATTAAAGTTCCACACAAAAGCACTTTCATGTTATCCCTCGTGTAgcaataaaaaagaacatgcAAGCTCTATTGCACTAGGCAATCCATAATCAGAGACTATCAAAGTGACAATTTCACGACCAGAGGAAGGATAACATAAAACTATTATAGGCAGGAAACTTCTTCCTCCGAGACATTGACTCTCTCTTCCAGTCTGATTTGGTCACGAAAGCAGACTTATTCTGCCAGCACGAAGATGTCATGGAATAAACGCAAAGATGCTAAAGCTAAAAAAGTTAGAAATGAAAGGGTAATGAATCCAAAACCTCTGATGATCCCGCCATAGACAGCACAGAGTCTGCTTCACAAGAATCGCCAGTTGATGACCCCGGATTGTTGCTCCCGTCAGCACTACCATCTGCACTGCCATTGCCCTCTAGCCCCACACCCTCGTAAGAACTAACTTCACACGCAGGGATCAAGACAACACTCGAATTGGAACTGGATCTTCCCTCAACATTGTTCTCGTGTTCCACTGCCTCATCCCTCTGCCACTGTTCATCAACCTCCATCGATCTCGGCTTTCCCTCAGAGGTTCTAATTGCAAGTGTTGAATAATCACGAGTGTCTTTTTTCCCGTTAGAACTTGCAGTCGGAGATTCAGAAGATATATTAGTTGATTTGTTACTACAGACAGTCTCGGGAGATGTCGCGTCCCTTCTCTGTGGACTGATGGACATGCGCTTCTCTGCACCTTCTCGCTTGATATCGCCCCCCTCGAGATCTTTCTTCCTCTTAAGGTGGTGTTTGTTCCCATCACCATCATCAGGTGGGGTCTTGTCACACTGATGTGGACCCGAAGCCCTTGATCGAACCCGTCTATACCCCTCGGGGAATACATAAGATGGAATCTGCTTTCGCCGGACATGAGAAACAAAAATCTCCATGCCCGGTTTCCAAAACATGTACATGTTTATTGAGTGCCTAAACTCATCAACAGTTCCCCTAATGTCAAATTGCTGACCTTCCTCTATCTTCTCACCCTGTTTCCTCTGCAAACCCATGAAGAAGGCAGTGTGAGCACACTGCTTCGATGTGTCAACATACTCGTGAGGGTAAGGATGGCACTGCAATTTCCCATATGTATCGCGCTCAATCTGCAGAACAGATGCAACAAAAATAGTTTATAtccattttctaaaaaaaaaaggggaactGCTCCCAAATTTTAGCAGTCATTTCAACTTATCCTCCAAAGGCAGAGATACTACCATGAGAGTCAGCTGCCTTAGCCTCGATTCAACCCATCCTTTCCATGAACGCAAGTCATCAGAATCAGCAGCAACAATGTCCACCTGCAAATAATTCTTATACGATTCGAAGAACATATATGGCTCAAACAGAGCGCTCCATTGGGCCTTATTCAGCTCAATCTCCTGGACCACAAGAAAGAGGTAAAAAATTGTTGGGTGCAAAAATGGAAGAACTAGCTAAATGCCAGAGACAATCATTTCAATAAATTGATACCTCGCATGTCTTGTtaccatattgaaattgcTCCATCATAACACGCAGAGTACTAGTGGAGACATTATAGCTGGAATTCATACAGGGGTAAGCAGGTGTTATAATAGGCATGTGATGAGTCCGATCACGAGGGTTTTTACGAGGATCCCACACAGAAAATCCAAGTACGTCCTCCTCTATTGGGCAAAGCATCACAGGATTTGGCCAACGCCACTGAGTGTAAACCCTGAAGAAACGTGAGACCAGCATGCTTGGTACAGCATTGGGATAAAGTTGGCAGACTCGAGCCACAAGGAGCGCCCAGTTCACACCGCCAAGAAATCCCGTCACCTGATTTTGCAAATCAAAACAAATCAGTGTTTTAActagaaaacaaaattttgattgttcagagaaaattagaaaaaggcACATAAGAAAACAACTGCCATCCACTTACATTGGAATAAACACCGCGCCTTTTCGCCCAGAACTTAAGACACCGAAGAGTCATCCGAAAGTGCTACaaatttggaaaaatgaaGCCAATGAAATAGAAGCAGTGCAAAACCAATCTAAAGAACTCATTGAACACAAACTGGTTGGGTATCCACGAATAAGTGAATATTAtgtccattttttttaatggaaaagaacCATATATCGGCTAATAAATGACTTTTCACCTGAATATTTGGAACAAGCTTGAGAATCTGATCTGCAACCCTGCAGCCATTGAGACTTCGAACAGTTGGCTCGTCGACTTCATAAAGCACAGAGACATCAGAGATATCCAAATCCTGTAGGTAAATTTTTCTTTGACCATCAATAACACCAACAGAATCAAAGATGGTAGTACGAGAGGACAGGTAATAAGATAGAcaaaaaatatagatattagATAAGGACGACACATTAGCAGAAAGCATGAAAGCATCAACCCCTTTAATTGTGCTCCACGGTATAAAACAAAGATGTCCTTTCTAGATATCACAAACCATGGATTTCAATTTGATACTCAACAGCACAGATATGATGATAATCGATATATATGCAGATGATAGTATATTAATGAATTGGAGCTAGGGGATATTGATGATATGCACTGATAGAAACAAGAGGAAAACTCTCAAGGGGAAGAaatcaatcaacacttactTCTGGTACAACCATTTGAGAGACGCTTGCATAAAGAAGGTCAATTGATATACCATCAAACTTAAATTTCATCACAGGTACATGAGCATCAGGGACTGGCTGCAGTTCCGTAACTTCATCCATTTGTGCTAGAATGTCATGTAGAATGAAGAAGAAATCCTCCTAATAAAAGTAACAAAGAAATAGATATGTTAAATAATAGATAGGATTAAGCTGGCTAAAAAGTGACAAatcacaaaataaaaatacctCTCGGTTCACATAAGTTGGTCCAACACATAATGTGTCAATGTCAGCACCAGGTCCATGCACCTGCACAACATATTAGCTCAGAGAGAGATGGATATAATCCATCTATTCTATTCGAAGTGCTAAATAACCTTGAGAAATTCCGAGCAGACCAACCTAAAATATGTGTATATCTAcactataataaaatatatatgcataacaAGAGCAATAatacaaggaaaaaaatattacccCAAGCCGATAAGAACCAAAGGTAAAGATTAAAGCATTTGCATCCTCCACCATCTGATCCAAATACCCTCG from Punica granatum isolate Tunisia-2019 chromosome 3, ASM765513v2, whole genome shotgun sequence includes:
- the LOC116199670 gene encoding nuclear poly(A) polymerase 4-like — its product is MVSAEGLSGSLPTAKQYGVTKPISLAGPTEADIQRSAELEKFLVNAGLYESKEEAEKRQEVLDRIRVIVKEWVKHVTRMRGYLDQMVEDANALIFTFGSYRLGVHGPGADIDTLCVGPTYVNREEDFFFILHDILAQMDEVTELQPVPDAHVPVMKFKFDGISIDLLYASVSQMVVPEDLDISDVSVLYEVDEPTVRSLNGCRVADQILKLVPNIQHFRMTLRCLKFWAKRRGVYSNVTGFLGGVNWALLVARVCQLYPNAVPSMLVSRFFRVYTQWRWPNPVMLCPIEEDVLGFSVWDPRKNPRDRTHHMPIITPAYPCMNSSYNVSTSTLRVMMEQFQYGNKTCEEIELNKAQWSALFEPYMFFESYKNYLQVDIVAADSDDLRSWKGWVESRLRQLTLMIERDTYGKLQCHPYPHEYVDTSKQCAHTAFFMGLQRKQGEKIEEGQQFDIRGTVDEFRHSINMYMFWKPGMEIFVSHVRRKQIPSYVFPEGYRRVRSRASGPHQCDKTPPDDGDGNKHHLKRKKDLEGGDIKREGAEKRMSISPQRRDATSPETVCSNKSTNISSESPTASSNGKKDTRDYSTLAIRTSEGKPRSMEVDEQWQRDEAVEHENNVEGRSSSNSSVVLIPACEVSSYEGVGLEGNGSADGSADGSNNPGSSTGDSCEADSVLSMAGSSEPNASLGIALTSMAGLDPEVQKPVISLTAG